From Amycolatopsis sp. YIM 10, the proteins below share one genomic window:
- the rpsG gene encoding 30S ribosomal protein S7, protein MPRKGPAPKRPLISDPVYASPLVTQLVNKVLKDGKRSLAERIVYGALEGAREKTGTDPVVTLKRALDNVKPTIEVKSRRVGGATYQVPIEVKPGRSTTLALRWLVSFSQARREKTMIERLQNELLDASNGLGASVKRREDTHKMAESNKAFAHYRW, encoded by the coding sequence ATGCCCCGCAAGGGTCCGGCCCCGAAGCGGCCATTGATCTCCGACCCCGTCTACGCCTCGCCGCTGGTCACCCAGCTGGTGAACAAGGTGCTCAAGGACGGGAAGCGGTCCCTGGCCGAGCGCATCGTCTACGGCGCGCTCGAAGGCGCTCGCGAGAAGACCGGCACCGACCCGGTCGTCACGCTGAAGCGCGCGCTCGACAACGTGAAGCCCACCATCGAGGTGAAGAGCCGCCGCGTCGGTGGCGCCACCTACCAGGTGCCGATCGAGGTCAAGCCCGGCCGCTCGACCACCCTTGCGCTGCGCTGGCTGGTCTCGTTCTCGCAGGCTCGTCGTGAGAAGACCATGATCGAGCGCCTGCAGAACGAGCTCCTCGACGCGAGCAACGGCCTCGGGGCCAGCGTCAAGCGCCGCGAGGACACGCACAAGATGGCCGAGTCCAACAAGGCGTTCGCCCACTACCGCTGGTGA
- the rplB gene encoding 50S ribosomal protein L2, which yields MGIRKYKPTTPGRRGSSVSDFSEITRSTPEKSLLRPLHGRGGRNASGKITTRHKGGGHKRAYRLIDFRRHDKDGIPAKVAHIEYDPNRSARIALLHYADGEKRYIIAPEKLRQGDTVENGPRADIKPGNNLPLRNIPVGTVIHAIELRPGGGAKIARSAGAKVQLVAKDGPYAQLRMPSGEIRNVDVRNRATVGEVGNSEHANINWGKAGRNRWRGKRPTVRGVVMNPVDHPHGGGEGKTSGGRHPVNPNGKPEGRTRRNKPSDKLIVRRRRTGKKR from the coding sequence ATGGGTATTCGCAAGTACAAGCCGACCACTCCCGGTCGCCGTGGTTCCAGCGTCTCCGACTTCTCGGAGATCACGCGGTCCACCCCGGAGAAGTCGCTGCTGCGTCCGCTGCACGGCCGTGGCGGCCGCAACGCCTCCGGCAAGATCACCACCCGGCACAAGGGTGGCGGCCACAAGCGGGCGTACCGGCTGATCGACTTCCGCCGGCACGACAAGGACGGCATCCCGGCCAAGGTCGCGCACATCGAGTACGACCCCAACCGGTCGGCCCGCATCGCGCTGCTGCACTACGCGGACGGCGAGAAGCGCTACATCATCGCGCCGGAGAAGCTCCGCCAGGGCGACACCGTGGAGAACGGCCCCCGCGCCGACATCAAGCCCGGTAACAACCTGCCGCTGCGCAACATCCCGGTCGGCACGGTGATCCACGCGATCGAGCTCCGCCCCGGTGGCGGCGCCAAGATCGCCCGGTCCGCCGGTGCCAAGGTCCAGCTGGTGGCCAAGGACGGTCCGTACGCCCAGCTGCGGATGCCTTCGGGCGAGATCCGCAACGTGGACGTGCGCAACCGCGCCACGGTCGGCGAGGTCGGCAACTCCGAGCACGCCAACATCAACTGGGGCAAGGCCGGTCGTAACCGCTGGCGGGGCAAGCGCCCCACCGTCCGCGGTGTGGTGATGAACCCGGTCGACCACCCGCACGGTGGTGGTGAGGGGAAGACCTCCGGTGGTCGCCACCCGGTCAACCCGAACGGCAAGCCGGAGGGTCGCACCCGCCGCAACAAGCCGAGTGACAAGCTGATCGTCCGCCGCCGGCGTACCGGCAAGAAGCGCTGA
- the rplD gene encoding 50S ribosomal protein L4, which translates to MTSVELKTPAGKADGTIELPAEIFDVQANVPLMHQVVTAQLAAARQGTHDTKTRGEVAGGGKKPYRQKGTGRARQGSIRAPQFTGGGVVHGPTPRDYTQRTPKKMKAAALRGALSDRARAGQLHVVTELVSGEKPSTKAAKTALRALTEAKRVLVVLHRDDELTWRSVRNLTDVHLITPDQLNTYDVLVNDDVVFTKSAYDVFVAGPAKGKSVKATARSSEVAEGSDEQ; encoded by the coding sequence ATGACCAGCGTCGAGCTGAAGACCCCGGCCGGTAAAGCCGACGGCACGATCGAGCTCCCCGCGGAGATCTTCGACGTGCAGGCCAACGTGCCGCTGATGCACCAGGTCGTGACGGCCCAGCTGGCCGCCGCGCGACAGGGCACGCACGACACCAAGACCCGCGGCGAGGTCGCGGGTGGTGGCAAGAAGCCGTACCGCCAGAAGGGCACCGGTCGCGCCCGCCAGGGTTCGATCCGCGCCCCGCAGTTCACCGGTGGTGGCGTCGTCCACGGCCCCACGCCGCGCGACTACACCCAGCGCACCCCGAAGAAGATGAAGGCCGCCGCCCTGCGTGGCGCCCTCTCCGACCGGGCGCGCGCCGGCCAGCTGCACGTGGTCACCGAGCTGGTCAGCGGCGAGAAGCCGTCGACGAAGGCCGCGAAGACCGCGCTGCGCGCGCTGACCGAGGCCAAGCGGGTGCTCGTGGTGCTGCACCGCGACGACGAGCTGACCTGGCGCTCGGTGCGCAACCTCACCGACGTGCACCTGATCACGCCGGACCAGCTCAACACCTACGACGTGCTGGTCAACGACGACGTGGTGTTCACCAAGTCCGCGTACGACGTCTTCGTCGCCGGTCCCGCCAAGGGCAAGAGCGTCAAGGCCACCGCGCGGTCGAGCGAAGTTGCCGAAGGGAGTGACGAGCAGTGA
- the rplW gene encoding 50S ribosomal protein L23: MSSVAIPDPRDIVLAPVISEKSYGLLEDHKYTFVVRPDANKTQIKIAIEQIFGVKVVSVNTLNRQGKRKRTRYGFGKRKDIKRAVVTLSAESKPIEIFGGPAA; this comes from the coding sequence GTGAGTTCCGTCGCCATTCCTGACCCCCGCGACATCGTGCTCGCGCCGGTGATCTCCGAGAAGTCCTACGGGCTGCTCGAGGACCACAAGTACACGTTCGTGGTTCGCCCGGACGCCAACAAGACCCAGATCAAGATCGCCATCGAGCAGATCTTCGGGGTCAAGGTCGTCAGCGTGAACACGCTGAACCGCCAGGGCAAGCGCAAGCGCACCCGCTACGGCTTCGGCAAGCGCAAGGACATCAAGCGCGCCGTCGTGACCCTGTCCGCTGAGAGCAAGCCGATCGAGATCTTCGGCGGACCCGCCGCGTAA
- the tuf gene encoding elongation factor Tu — protein MAKAKFERSKPHVNIGTIGHVDHGKTTLTAAITKVLHDKYPELNESRAFDQIDNAPEEKQRGITINISHVEYQTEKRHYAHVDAPGHADYIKNMITGAAQMDGAILVVAATDGPMPQTREHVLLARQVGVPYIVVALNKADMVDDEEILELVELEVRELLSSQEFPGDDAPVVRVSGLKALEGDEKWAEAVLELMTAVDDSVPDPVRDLDKPFLMPIEDVFTITGRGTVVTGRVERGQVNVNEEVEIVGIREKSTKTTVTGVEMFRKLLDSGQAGDNVGLLLRGIKREDVERGQVIVKPGTTTPHTEFEGSVYILSKDEGGRHTPFFNNYRPQFYFRTTDVTGVVTLAEGTEMVMPGDNTNISVQLIQPIAMDEGLRFAIREGGRTVGAGQVTKINK, from the coding sequence GTGGCGAAGGCGAAGTTCGAGCGGAGCAAGCCGCACGTCAACATCGGAACCATCGGTCACGTCGACCACGGGAAGACCACTCTGACCGCGGCGATCACCAAGGTTCTGCACGACAAGTACCCGGAGCTCAACGAGTCGCGGGCGTTCGACCAGATCGACAACGCGCCGGAAGAGAAGCAGCGCGGTATCACGATCAACATCTCGCACGTCGAGTACCAGACCGAGAAGCGTCACTACGCCCACGTGGACGCCCCCGGTCACGCGGACTACATCAAGAACATGATCACCGGTGCCGCGCAGATGGACGGCGCGATCCTGGTGGTCGCCGCGACCGACGGCCCGATGCCGCAGACCCGCGAGCACGTGCTGCTGGCCCGTCAGGTCGGCGTGCCCTACATCGTGGTGGCGCTGAACAAGGCCGACATGGTCGACGACGAGGAGATCCTCGAGCTGGTCGAGCTGGAGGTCCGCGAGCTGCTGTCCTCCCAGGAGTTCCCCGGCGACGACGCCCCCGTGGTGCGCGTTTCCGGCCTGAAGGCCCTCGAGGGCGACGAGAAGTGGGCCGAGGCCGTTCTCGAGCTGATGACCGCCGTCGACGACAGCGTGCCGGACCCGGTGCGTGACCTCGACAAGCCGTTCCTGATGCCGATCGAGGACGTCTTCACCATCACCGGTCGTGGCACCGTGGTGACCGGTCGCGTGGAGCGCGGCCAGGTCAACGTGAACGAAGAGGTCGAGATCGTCGGCATCCGCGAGAAGTCGACCAAGACCACCGTCACCGGTGTCGAGATGTTCCGCAAGCTGCTCGACTCGGGCCAGGCAGGCGACAACGTCGGCCTCCTGCTGCGCGGCATCAAGCGCGAGGACGTCGAGCGCGGCCAGGTCATCGTGAAGCCGGGCACCACCACCCCGCACACGGAGTTCGAGGGCTCGGTCTACATCCTGTCGAAGGACGAGGGCGGTCGCCACACCCCGTTCTTCAACAACTACCGCCCGCAGTTCTACTTCCGCACCACCGACGTCACCGGCGTGGTCACCCTCGCCGAGGGCACCGAGATGGTGATGCCGGGCGACAACACCAACATCAGCGTTCAGCTCATCCAGCCGATCGCGATGGACGAGGGTCTGCGGTTCGCCATCCGTGAGGGTGGCCGTACCGTCGGCGCCGGCCAGGTCACCAAGATCAACAAGTGA
- the rpsJ gene encoding 30S ribosomal protein S10, which translates to MAGQKIRIRLKAYDHEAIDASARKIVETVTRTGASVVGPVPLPTEKNVYCVIRSPHKYKDSREHFEMRTHKRLIDILDPTPKTVDALMRIDLPASVDVNIQ; encoded by the coding sequence ATGGCGGGACAGAAGATCCGCATTCGGCTCAAGGCCTACGACCACGAGGCGATCGACGCCAGCGCGCGCAAGATCGTCGAGACGGTCACGCGCACCGGTGCCTCAGTCGTGGGCCCGGTGCCGCTGCCCACCGAGAAGAACGTTTATTGCGTCATCCGCTCGCCGCACAAGTACAAGGACTCGCGCGAGCACTTCGAGATGCGCACGCACAAGCGGCTGATCGACATCCTCGACCCGACGCCGAAGACGGTGGACGCGCTCATGCGCATCGACCTGCCGGCCAGCGTCGACGTCAACATCCAGTAA
- the fusA gene encoding elongation factor G, which translates to MARDVLTDLNQVRNIGIMAHIDAGKTTTTERILFYTGINYKIGEVHDGAATMDWMEEEQKRGITITSAATTTFWADHQINIIDTPGHVDFTVEVERSLRVLDGAVAVFDGKEGVEPQSEQVWRQADKYEVPRICFVNKMDKLGADFYFTVKTIEDRLGARPLVIQLPIGAENDFEGVIDLVRMKALTWRGEVKKGEDYAVEDIPAALADKAAEYREKLVEAIAETDDALMEKFFGGEELTEAEIKAGIRKLTIAREAYPVLTGSAFKNKGVQPMLDAVIDYLPSPLDVPPVEGILTDGETKAVREPSISEPFSALAFKIAAHPFFGKLTYIRVYSGKVAKGSQVVNATKERKERIGGLFQMHSNKENPVEEGQAGHIYAVQGLKDTTTGDTLADPQNPVVLESMTFPEPVIRVAIEPKTKADQEKLSLAIQRLAEEDPTFQVNLDEETGQTIIAGMGELHLEVLVNRMKSDYKVEANIGKPQVAYRETIKKTVEKLDYVHKKQTGGSGQFAKVIVKLEPLATTDGALYEFDNKVTGGRIPREYIPSVDAGAQDAMQYGVLAGYPLVGLKLTLLDGAYHEVDSSEMAFKIAGSMAMKEAAKKAGPVILEPLMAVEVTTPEDYMGDVIGDLNSRRGQIQAMEERAGTRVVKALVPLSEMFGYVGDLRSRTQGRANYSMQFDSYAEVPANVAKEIVAKATGE; encoded by the coding sequence GTGGCACGTGACGTGCTGACCGACCTGAACCAGGTCCGCAACATCGGCATCATGGCCCACATCGACGCCGGTAAGACCACCACGACCGAGCGGATCCTGTTCTACACCGGGATCAACTACAAGATCGGCGAGGTCCACGACGGCGCCGCGACCATGGACTGGATGGAGGAGGAGCAGAAGCGGGGTATCACCATCACCTCGGCTGCCACCACCACCTTCTGGGCCGACCACCAGATCAACATCATCGACACCCCCGGCCACGTCGACTTCACCGTCGAGGTGGAGCGTTCGCTGCGGGTGCTCGACGGTGCGGTCGCCGTCTTCGACGGCAAGGAAGGTGTCGAGCCGCAGTCCGAGCAGGTCTGGCGCCAGGCCGACAAGTACGAAGTCCCGCGCATCTGCTTCGTCAACAAGATGGACAAGCTCGGTGCGGACTTCTACTTCACCGTGAAGACCATCGAGGACCGCCTCGGGGCCCGGCCGCTGGTCATCCAGCTGCCGATCGGCGCCGAGAACGACTTCGAGGGCGTCATCGACCTGGTCCGCATGAAGGCGCTGACCTGGCGTGGCGAGGTCAAGAAGGGTGAGGACTACGCGGTCGAGGACATCCCCGCCGCGCTCGCCGACAAGGCCGCCGAGTACCGCGAGAAGCTGGTCGAGGCGATCGCCGAGACCGACGACGCGCTGATGGAGAAGTTCTTCGGTGGCGAGGAGCTGACCGAGGCCGAGATCAAGGCGGGCATCCGCAAGCTGACGATCGCGCGTGAGGCGTACCCGGTGCTCACCGGTTCCGCCTTCAAGAACAAGGGCGTGCAGCCCATGCTCGACGCGGTGATCGACTACCTGCCCTCGCCGCTGGACGTCCCGCCCGTGGAAGGCATCCTCACCGACGGTGAGACCAAGGCCGTCCGCGAGCCGTCCATCTCGGAGCCGTTCTCCGCACTGGCCTTCAAGATCGCCGCGCACCCGTTCTTCGGCAAGCTGACCTACATCCGGGTGTACTCGGGCAAGGTCGCCAAGGGCTCCCAGGTCGTGAACGCGACCAAGGAGCGCAAGGAACGCATCGGCGGCCTCTTCCAGATGCACTCCAACAAGGAGAACCCGGTCGAAGAGGGCCAGGCCGGCCACATCTACGCGGTGCAGGGCCTGAAGGACACCACCACCGGCGACACGCTGGCCGACCCGCAGAACCCGGTCGTGCTGGAGTCGATGACCTTCCCGGAGCCGGTCATCCGGGTGGCCATCGAGCCGAAGACCAAGGCCGACCAGGAGAAGCTCTCGCTGGCCATCCAGCGTCTCGCCGAAGAGGACCCGACCTTCCAGGTCAACCTCGACGAGGAGACCGGTCAGACGATCATCGCCGGCATGGGTGAGCTGCACCTCGAGGTGCTGGTGAACCGGATGAAGTCCGACTACAAGGTCGAGGCGAACATCGGCAAGCCGCAGGTCGCCTACCGCGAGACGATCAAGAAGACCGTCGAGAAGCTCGACTACGTGCACAAGAAGCAGACCGGTGGCTCCGGTCAGTTCGCCAAGGTGATCGTCAAGCTGGAGCCGCTCGCGACGACCGACGGTGCGCTGTACGAGTTCGACAACAAGGTCACCGGCGGCCGCATCCCCCGGGAGTACATCCCGTCGGTGGACGCGGGCGCGCAGGACGCCATGCAGTACGGCGTGCTGGCCGGTTACCCGCTGGTGGGGTTGAAGCTGACCCTGCTGGACGGTGCGTACCACGAGGTCGACTCTTCGGAGATGGCGTTCAAGATCGCCGGTTCGATGGCGATGAAGGAAGCCGCGAAGAAGGCCGGCCCGGTGATCCTCGAGCCGCTGATGGCGGTCGAGGTCACCACGCCCGAGGACTACATGGGTGACGTGATCGGTGACCTGAACTCCCGCCGTGGCCAGATCCAGGCCATGGAGGAGCGCGCAGGGACCCGTGTCGTGAAGGCACTGGTTCCGCTGTCGGAGATGTTCGGCTATGTCGGTGACCTGCGGTCGCGTACCCAGGGCCGGGCGAACTACTCCATGCAGTTCGACTCCTACGCGGAGGTTCCCGCGAACGTCGCGAAGGAGATCGTCGCCAAGGCGACGGGGGAGTAA
- the rplC gene encoding 50S ribosomal protein L3: protein MSDRQVKGILGTKLGMTQVFDENNRMVPVTVVQAGPNVVTQVRTQDKDGYSAVQLAFGAVDPRRVNKPRTGHFDKAGVTPRRHLAELRTTDADGYEVGQEITAEVFPAGSVVDITGTTKGKGYAGVMKRHGFKGQGASHGAQAVHRKPGSIGGCATPGRVFKGLRMAGRMGSARVTTQGLTVHDVRADEGLLLIKGAVPGNKGGLVFVRTAAKGGNTE from the coding sequence ATGTCTGACAGGCAAGTGAAGGGCATCCTGGGCACCAAGCTCGGCATGACCCAGGTCTTCGACGAGAACAACCGGATGGTTCCGGTGACCGTCGTGCAGGCCGGGCCGAACGTGGTCACCCAGGTCCGTACCCAGGACAAAGACGGCTACAGCGCCGTGCAGCTGGCCTTCGGCGCCGTGGACCCGCGCCGGGTCAACAAGCCGCGCACGGGCCACTTCGACAAGGCCGGGGTGACCCCGCGCCGGCACCTCGCCGAGCTGCGCACCACCGACGCCGACGGCTACGAGGTCGGGCAGGAGATCACCGCCGAGGTGTTCCCCGCCGGCTCGGTCGTCGACATCACCGGCACCACCAAGGGCAAGGGCTACGCCGGTGTGATGAAGCGTCACGGCTTCAAGGGCCAGGGCGCCAGCCACGGTGCGCAGGCCGTGCACCGCAAGCCCGGCTCGATCGGTGGCTGCGCCACCCCGGGCCGCGTTTTCAAGGGGCTCCGCATGGCGGGCCGGATGGGTTCCGCGCGGGTCACCACGCAGGGCCTGACCGTGCACGACGTGCGCGCCGACGAGGGCCTGCTGCTGATCAAGGGCGCGGTCCCCGGGAACAAGGGCGGTCTGGTTTTCGTCAGGACCGCCGCGAAGGGTGGTAACACCGAATGA
- the rpsS gene encoding 30S ribosomal protein S19: MPRSLKKGPFVDDHLLKKVDALNEANKKTVIKTWSRRSTIIPDFLGHTIAVHDGRKHVPVFVTEAMVGHKLGEFAPTRTFKGHIKDDRKSRRR, encoded by the coding sequence ATGCCGCGCAGCCTGAAGAAGGGCCCGTTCGTGGATGACCACCTGCTCAAGAAGGTGGACGCGCTGAACGAGGCGAACAAGAAGACGGTGATCAAGACCTGGTCCCGCCGCTCCACGATCATCCCCGATTTCCTGGGGCACACGATCGCGGTGCACGACGGCCGCAAGCACGTCCCGGTGTTCGTCACCGAGGCGATGGTGGGTCACAAGCTGGGCGAGTTCGCCCCGACGCGGACCTTCAAGGGTCACATCAAGGACGACCGCAAGTCCCGCCGCCGCTGA
- the rpsL gene encoding 30S ribosomal protein S12 codes for MPTIQQLVRKGRQDKAAKQKTAALKGSPQRRGVCTRVYTTTPKKPNSALRKVARVKLTSGIEVTAYIPGEGHNLQEHSMVLVRGGRVKDLPGVRYKIIRGSLDTQGVKNRKQARSRYGAKKEKS; via the coding sequence TTGCCCACGATCCAGCAGCTGGTCCGCAAGGGCCGCCAGGACAAGGCTGCCAAGCAGAAGACCGCGGCCCTCAAGGGGAGCCCGCAGCGGCGTGGCGTGTGCACCCGCGTGTACACCACGACCCCCAAGAAGCCGAACTCGGCGCTGCGCAAGGTCGCTCGTGTGAAGCTGACCAGCGGCATCGAGGTCACCGCCTACATCCCCGGTGAAGGCCACAACCTGCAGGAGCACTCGATGGTGCTCGTGCGCGGCGGCCGTGTGAAGGACCTGCCGGGGGTCCGCTACAAGATCATCCGCGGTTCGCTCGACACCCAGGGTGTGAAGAACCGCAAGCAGGCGCGCAGCCGGTACGGCGCGAAGAAGGAGAAGAGCTGA